TGGCCGAGGTGCACATGCGCCTGACTGATGCCAGTGTCGCCATTCGCCCACGCAGCGCCTGGGAGGCCGTCGACCTCGGTGTGCTGCTGGCTAAACAGCATGCCAACCTGCTGATGGCCAGCTGGGCTCTGGTAACCGTGCCGATCTTCGCCCTGCTGTGCCTGCTGCTGTGGGATTACCCCAGCATCGCCGTACTGATTTTCTGGTGGCTGAAACCGGCCTTTGAGCGCCTGCCACTGTATATCCTCTCGCATGCACTGTTCGGCGCTACGCCAACCCTCAAGCAGGCGCTAAAAGCCCTGCCCGGCCTGCTCAAACCGCAACTGCTGGCCAGCCTGACCTGGCGCCGGCTAAGCCCCACACGCAGCTTCGACCTGCCGGTGATGCAGCTGGAAGGCCTGTCCGGCAAGGCGCGCAGCCAGCGCCTGATCGTCCTCGGCCAGCGCGATGCCGGCGGTGCCAGCTGGCTCACCATCGTCGGCGTGCACCTGGAAATGGCGCTGTGGTTCGGCATCATCAGCTTCGTCTACATGCTGCTGCCGGCGCAGATGGAGCTGGACTGGACCTGGGATAGCCTGATCAATGCGGCGTCTGGCGAGTGGCTATGGCTGGAACATCTGTCCAACCTGACCTACGTTCTGCTGCTGATCCTCTGGGAGCCGATCTACGTCGCCTGCGGCTTCACCCTCTACCTGAATCGCCGCACTGCTCTGGAAGCCTGGGACATCGAACTGGTCTTCCGCCAGCTACGCCAGCGCCTGACGGGCGTGGCTTATGCCCTGCTGCTGGGCTGCGGCCTGCTGTTGATGCAGCTGCCAAACAGCGCCATGGCCTCCGATACCCAAACCGCAACCGCAAGCAGCTGCCCGCTGCCGGTTGAAGACCCCATGGGGCCAGAAGCCGAGCGCCTGCTCAAGCAGCCGCTGACCAGTGCCGAAGCGCAAAAAAGCATCGGCCAGCTGCTCGATCAGCCGCCCTTCGAGCACCGTGAAACCGTCACCCGTTGGCGCCTCGGCGAAGAGCCCAAGGAGCCGAGCGAAGAAGACGCCAAAGCCCTGATCGAACTGCTGGAAAAGTTCTTCAAACTTACCGAATTCTGGAAAAGCGTCGATGCTGTGGCGCTGTTCTTCGAGGTGCTGCTGTGGGCGGCGCTGTTCAGCCTGATAGCCTGGTTGCTGTGGCGCTACCGCGACTGGCTGAGCGCCTTTGCCGGTCGCCTGCGTTTACCGCAAGCCCGTACCTATCAGCCACCTGAGCAACTATTTGGCCTGGAAGTGGCGCCACAAAGCCTGCCAGCGGATATCCCCGGTGAAGTCGAACGACTCTGGGATGAACAGCCACGCGCCGCCCTTGGCCTGCTGTACCGCGCCCTGCTCAGCCGCATGTTGCACGAACAGCGCCTGCCGCTGAAAAGCTCGCACACCGAAGCCGAAGTGCTGCAACTGGTGCAGGCGCTGCAACAAAAAGACCTCAGCCACTTCAGCCAGGCCCTGACCCGCCACTGGCAGAACCTCGCCTACGGCCATCGACTGCCGCCGGCTGCGCTCAAACAGGGCCTGTGCAATGCCTGGCGACGCCTGTTCGAACAAGGGGCGCAGGCATGAACCGGCGTCTCCAGTTCCTCCTCGGTGCCGGACTATTGCTGGTGCTCGGCCTGCTGGGCATCTACTTGCTGGGCAAACTCACGCCCTATGAGGAGACCCTCGAACACGGCCCCGCACCCGAGGTCCGGGCCAACCCTTACCTCGCTGCCGAGCATTTCCTGCGCAAACAGGGTCTGCAGGTGCAACGCGCCGATGGCCTGGAGGTCATGAAGGACCTGCCGAGCATCGGACAAACCCTGCTGCTGCTCGGCGACCGCAACCGCATGACGCCCAAGCAGGCCGAACGCCTGCTGGCCTGGACGGCCAAAGGCGGCCACCTGCTGTTTGTCGCCGAGCGGCTGTGGGATGAAGAAGAAGGCAAAAGCGGCGACCTGCTGCTCGACAGCCTGGGCATCCAGCAATACGAGAGCGAAGAACTCGACGAAGATGCCAGCGAAGCAGCGGAAGAAGACGCCTCGATTGAGGACACGGCCGACGCTGAGTCGCAGGCTGAAGCGGAAGCTGCGGCAGATGCAGCCACAGGCTCAGACAATGCCTATCCTGAACTGACCCAGCTGTATCTGGAAAACGAAGAGGCGCCGGCCTACTTCAACTTCGACACCGACTTTCACCTCTACGATTCCGAAAACCGTGCCCACGCCTGGGCCAACAGCGACGCCGCCACCCACCTGCTGCAGCTCTATCATGGCGACGGCCTGATCAGCGTGGTCAGCGACAGCTGGATCTGGCAGAACCAGGGCATCGGCGAATACGACAACGCCTGGTTGCT
This DNA window, taken from Pseudomonas sp. SG20056, encodes the following:
- a CDS encoding DUF4129 domain-containing protein, encoding MRLTDASVAIRPRSAWEAVDLGVLLAKQHANLLMASWALVTVPIFALLCLLLWDYPSIAVLIFWWLKPAFERLPLYILSHALFGATPTLKQALKALPGLLKPQLLASLTWRRLSPTRSFDLPVMQLEGLSGKARSQRLIVLGQRDAGGASWLTIVGVHLEMALWFGIISFVYMLLPAQMELDWTWDSLINAASGEWLWLEHLSNLTYVLLLILWEPIYVACGFTLYLNRRTALEAWDIELVFRQLRQRLTGVAYALLLGCGLLLMQLPNSAMASDTQTATASSCPLPVEDPMGPEAERLLKQPLTSAEAQKSIGQLLDQPPFEHRETVTRWRLGEEPKEPSEEDAKALIELLEKFFKLTEFWKSVDAVALFFEVLLWAALFSLIAWLLWRYRDWLSAFAGRLRLPQARTYQPPEQLFGLEVAPQSLPADIPGEVERLWDEQPRAALGLLYRALLSRMLHEQRLPLKSSHTEAEVLQLVQALQQKDLSHFSQALTRHWQNLAYGHRLPPAALKQGLCNAWRRLFEQGAQA
- a CDS encoding DUF4350 domain-containing protein, producing the protein MNRRLQFLLGAGLLLVLGLLGIYLLGKLTPYEETLEHGPAPEVRANPYLAAEHFLRKQGLQVQRADGLEVMKDLPSIGQTLLLLGDRNRMTPKQAERLLAWTAKGGHLLFVAERLWDEEEGKSGDLLLDSLGIQQYESEELDEDASEAAEEDASIEDTADAESQAEAEAAADAATGSDNAYPELTQLYLENEEAPAYFNFDTDFHLYDSENRAHAWANSDAATHLLQLYHGDGLISVVSDSWIWQNQGIGEYDNAWLLWYMTQDSQVTLLYRADRDDLFSLLLEHFPQALVALVLLLAFGLWHLGMRQGPLLLPASRNRRQLQEHLRGSADFLLRHNGQHSLLHGLQQDIQRRARHRHPGFERLAVAEQWQVLSRLTRQPSSVISHAMRPLPKQRLAAADFTRQVANLQTLRNAL